Proteins found in one Brachypodium distachyon strain Bd21 chromosome 5, Brachypodium_distachyon_v3.0, whole genome shotgun sequence genomic segment:
- the LOC100831105 gene encoding lactosylceramide 4-alpha-galactosyltransferase: MATPPAATLFFSPAMTPAPRKPLLLLSLSLPVLLLLFSLVFLLSHTTFSLLLCPLLPQSPSRSANATTTTSPPSAAATSLDASMDKTLRAFHLSSSPPSPPPLVVVKTTNSKKASTKKRNKSLVKLLLRQTPRTRRFASRAAELFAPQPPARPCARRFFMTWLSPLEQFGSREPLVLETLFRWHPDACVLIASDTMDSPDGATKLSPFADRGFRVAALSPDLAHLLAGTPAEPWLASVRRGEVSPGSVPLGQNLSNLLRLALLYKYGGVYLDADVVVLRPFMELGARNAIGAQAVDAATGEWTRLNNAVMVFDRPGHPLLREFIAEFAATFDGSKWGHNGPYLVSRVVARLRGRMMPWLGVTVLPPRAFYPVDWNRIGGLFVSPKDRKGEKWVKAKVDSIKGKSFGIHLWNRESRGMEVEEGSVIGRLIADSCLFCNSSMQGYLKGKSVS; this comes from the coding sequence ATGGCCACCCCTCCTGCTGCAACCCTCTTCTTTTCTCCGGCGATGACGCCGGCCCCTCGGAAGCCattgctcctcctctccctctcactccccgtcctgctcctgctcttctccctcgtcttcctcctgtCGCACACCACCTtcagcctcctcctctgccccctCCTCCCGCAGTCGCCTTCGAGGTCAGCAAATGCCACGACCACCACTTCTCCTCCCAGTGCTGCTGCTACTAGCCTCGATGCCTCCATGGACAAGACCCTGCGAGCATTCCATTTATCCTCatcgccgccatcgcctcctcctctggtGGTCGTCAAGACGACGAACAGCAAGAAGGCGTccacgaagaagcggaacaaGAGCCTAGTGAAGCTCCTGCTGAGGCAGACGCCCCGGACGCGCCGGTTCGCGTCGCGCGCGGCCGAGCTCTTCGCTCCGCAGCCACCGGCGCGCCCGTGCGCGCGCCGGTTCTTCATGACGTGGCTCTCCCCGCTGGAGCAGTTTGGCAGCCGGGAGCCCCTCGTCCTGGAGACCCTCTTCCGGTGGCACCCGGACGCCTGCGTCCTCATCGCCTCGGACACCATGGACTCCCCCGACGGCGCCACCAAGCTCAGCCCGTTCGCCGACCGCGGCTTCCGCGTGGCCGCGCTCTCCCCTGACCTGGCGCACCTCCTGGCCGGCACCCCCGCCGAGCCCTGGCTCGCCTCGGTGCGCCGCGGGGAAGTCAGCCCCGGCAGCGTGCCCCTGGGCCAGAACCTCTCCAACCTCCTCCGCCTGGCTCTTCTCTACAAGTACGGCGGCGTGTACCTCGACGCCGACGTCGTCGTGCTCAGGCCTTTCATGGAGCTCGGCGCCCGGAACGCCATCGGCGCGCAGGCCGTGGACGCGGCCACGGGGGAGTGGACGCGGCTCAACAACGCCGTCATGGTGTTCGACCGCCCGGGCCACCCGCTGCTCCGCGAGTTCATCGCCGAGTTCGCCGCCACGTTCGACGGCAGCAAATGGGGCCACAACGGGCCGTACCTGGTGTCGAGGGTGGTGGCGAGGCTCCGGGGACGGATGATGCCGTGGCTCGGCGTCACGGTGCTGCCGCCCCGGGCGTTCTACCCCGTGGACTGGAACAGGATCGGCGGGCTCTTCGTTTCGCCCAAGGACAGGAAGGGCGAGAAGTGGGTGAAAGCCAAGGTGGATAGCATCAAAGGCAAGAGCTTTGGCATCCATCTGTGGAACAGGGAGAGCAGGGggatggaggtggaggaggggagcGTGATCGGAAGATTGATTGCGGACAGCTGCTTGTTCTGCAATTCCTCCATGCAAGGGTACCTCAAGGGGAAAAGTGTGTCCTGA
- the LOC100833341 gene encoding probable polyol transporter 4 isoform X2, with translation MAGAASNGRSKYAVLDPSGGPEVDTAGPEARGRKASASASERRSKERFVYACAIFASLNAILLGYDVGVMSGAIIYIQKDLHITEFQQEILVGCLSVISLLGSLSGGRTSDAIGRKWTMGLGAIIFQAGAAIMTFAPSFTVLMIGRLLAGVGIGFGAMISAVYIAEISPAAARGTLTSLPEICINFGILLGYVSNYAFSGLSEHISWRVMLGVGILPSVFIGVALFVIPESPRWLMMEKRVPEARAVLLQISASEAEVEERLAEIEEAANIMKSVKSEDKAVWRELLNPSPAVRRMLYAGCGIQLFQQITGIDATVYYSPTIFRDAGIKSDQELLAATVAVGFTKTIFILVAIFLIDKVGRKPLLYVSTIGMTVCLFVLGIALTLPKHAVGLISPSVGIDLAIFAVCGNVAFFSIGMGPICWVLSSEIFPIRLRAQASALGQVGGRVGSGLVSMSFLSMARAISVAGMFFVFAAISTVSVAFVYFCVPETKGKTLEQIEMMFEVGKESRGGEVELEDTQHLIQDGKKSDSLG, from the exons ATGGCGGGCGCGGCCTCCAATGGCAGGAGCAAGTACGCGGTTCTCGATCCGAGCGGCGGGCCGGAGGTCGACACGGCGGGGCCGGAGGCGCGAGGGCGGaaggcctcggcctcggcgtcCGAGAGGAGGAGCAAGGAGCGGTTCGTGTACGCCTGCGCCATCTTTGCCTCGCTTAACGCCATCCTCCTCGGCTACG ATGTTGGTGTCATGAGTGGTGCAATCATCTACATCCAGAAAGATCTCCACATTACCGAGTTCCAGCAAGAAATCCTAGTAGGTTGCCTGAGTGTGATTTCTCTCCTGGGAAGTCTGTCAGGAGGAAGAACATCTGATGCAATTGGCAGGAAATGGACAATGGGCCTTGGTGCAATTATCTTCCAGGCCGGTGCAGCCATCATGACATTTGCCCCTTCATTCACTGTGCTCATGATAGGGAGGCTTCTTGCCGGGGTGGGCATCGGCTTTGGCGCCATGATATCTGCTGTCTACATTGCTGAGATCTCCCCCGCGGCTGCACGTGGGACTCTTACGTCCCTCCCTGAGATCTGCATCAATTTTGGGATCCTCCTCGGCTATGTTTCCAATTATGCTTTCTCGGGCCTTTCTGAGCACATCAGTTGGAGGGTTATGCTTGGTGTCGGGATCCTCCCATCTGTCTTCATTGGCGTCGCTCTTTTTGTGATCCCTGAGTCCCCTAGGTGGCTGATGATGGAGAAGAGAGTTCCAGAAGCGAGGGCAGTGTTGCTTCAGATAAGTGCGTCAGAAGCTGAGGTTGAGGAAAGGCTGGCTGAGATTGAGGAAGCGGCAAATATTATGAAGTCGGTGAAATCAGAGGACAAGGCAGTGTGGAGGGAGCTATTGAACCCTTCTCCTGCTGTTCGTCGGATGCTATATGCTGGCTGTGGTATTCAGTTGTTCCAACAGATCACTGGAATTGATGCTACTGTCTACTACAGCCCAACAATTTTCAGGGATGCTGGGATCAAGTCTGACCAGGAGCTTCTTGCTGCAACAGTTGCAGTTGGGTTTACTAAGACGATTTTCATATTGGTTGCAATTTTCCTCATTGACAAAGTTGGGCGCAAGCCTCTTCTTTATGTGAGCACCATTGGCATGACTGTCTGCTTATTTGTCTTGGGGATTGCACTTACGTTGCCAAAGCATGCAGTGGGGCTTATTTCTCCAAGTGTTGGGATTGACCTAGCAATATTTGCAGTCTGTGGGAATGTGGCATTCTTCTCAATCGGGATGGGACCGATATGTTGGGTCTTGTCTTCAGAGATATTTCCTATAAGATTACGAGCTCAGGCATCAGCACTTGGTCAAGTAGGTGGTAGAGTTGGCAGTGGTTTGGTTTCCATGTCATTCCTCTCCATGGCCCGTGCTATATCTGTGGCAGGAATGTTCTTcgtcttcgcagcaatctcaACTGTCTCTGTTGCGTTTGTGTACTTCTGTGTGCCGGAAACTAAAGGGAAAACTCTGGAGCAGATTGAAATGATGTTTGAAGTTGGGAAAGAATCGAGAGGAGGTGAGGTAGAGCTTGAGGATACACAACACTTAATACAGGATGGGAAGAAGTCTGATTCTCTAGGCTGA
- the LOC100833341 gene encoding probable polyol transporter 4 isoform X1, with translation MMTMESVKVRSPRRSSSGSKYRRMEPELEEEMDEAEWSRRAAAGSLGRRRAGRYVFTCALFASLNAILLGYDVGVMSGAIIYIQKDLHITEFQQEILVGCLSVISLLGSLSGGRTSDAIGRKWTMGLGAIIFQAGAAIMTFAPSFTVLMIGRLLAGVGIGFGAMISAVYIAEISPAAARGTLTSLPEICINFGILLGYVSNYAFSGLSEHISWRVMLGVGILPSVFIGVALFVIPESPRWLMMEKRVPEARAVLLQISASEAEVEERLAEIEEAANIMKSVKSEDKAVWRELLNPSPAVRRMLYAGCGIQLFQQITGIDATVYYSPTIFRDAGIKSDQELLAATVAVGFTKTIFILVAIFLIDKVGRKPLLYVSTIGMTVCLFVLGIALTLPKHAVGLISPSVGIDLAIFAVCGNVAFFSIGMGPICWVLSSEIFPIRLRAQASALGQVGGRVGSGLVSMSFLSMARAISVAGMFFVFAAISTVSVAFVYFCVPETKGKTLEQIEMMFEVGKESRGGEVELEDTQHLIQDGKKSDSLG, from the exons ATGATGACAATGGAGTCGGTGAAGGTGAggtcgccgaggaggagcagcagcggcagcaaaTACCGGAGGATGGagccggagctggaggaggagatggacgaGGCGGAGTGGAGCCGCAGGGCCGCGGCGGGGAGCCTCGGCCGCAGGAGGGCCGGGAGGTACGTCTTCACCTGCGCGCTCTTCGCCTCGCTCAACGCCATCCTCCTCGGCTACG ATGTTGGTGTCATGAGTGGTGCAATCATCTACATCCAGAAAGATCTCCACATTACCGAGTTCCAGCAAGAAATCCTAGTAGGTTGCCTGAGTGTGATTTCTCTCCTGGGAAGTCTGTCAGGAGGAAGAACATCTGATGCAATTGGCAGGAAATGGACAATGGGCCTTGGTGCAATTATCTTCCAGGCCGGTGCAGCCATCATGACATTTGCCCCTTCATTCACTGTGCTCATGATAGGGAGGCTTCTTGCCGGGGTGGGCATCGGCTTTGGCGCCATGATATCTGCTGTCTACATTGCTGAGATCTCCCCCGCGGCTGCACGTGGGACTCTTACGTCCCTCCCTGAGATCTGCATCAATTTTGGGATCCTCCTCGGCTATGTTTCCAATTATGCTTTCTCGGGCCTTTCTGAGCACATCAGTTGGAGGGTTATGCTTGGTGTCGGGATCCTCCCATCTGTCTTCATTGGCGTCGCTCTTTTTGTGATCCCTGAGTCCCCTAGGTGGCTGATGATGGAGAAGAGAGTTCCAGAAGCGAGGGCAGTGTTGCTTCAGATAAGTGCGTCAGAAGCTGAGGTTGAGGAAAGGCTGGCTGAGATTGAGGAAGCGGCAAATATTATGAAGTCGGTGAAATCAGAGGACAAGGCAGTGTGGAGGGAGCTATTGAACCCTTCTCCTGCTGTTCGTCGGATGCTATATGCTGGCTGTGGTATTCAGTTGTTCCAACAGATCACTGGAATTGATGCTACTGTCTACTACAGCCCAACAATTTTCAGGGATGCTGGGATCAAGTCTGACCAGGAGCTTCTTGCTGCAACAGTTGCAGTTGGGTTTACTAAGACGATTTTCATATTGGTTGCAATTTTCCTCATTGACAAAGTTGGGCGCAAGCCTCTTCTTTATGTGAGCACCATTGGCATGACTGTCTGCTTATTTGTCTTGGGGATTGCACTTACGTTGCCAAAGCATGCAGTGGGGCTTATTTCTCCAAGTGTTGGGATTGACCTAGCAATATTTGCAGTCTGTGGGAATGTGGCATTCTTCTCAATCGGGATGGGACCGATATGTTGGGTCTTGTCTTCAGAGATATTTCCTATAAGATTACGAGCTCAGGCATCAGCACTTGGTCAAGTAGGTGGTAGAGTTGGCAGTGGTTTGGTTTCCATGTCATTCCTCTCCATGGCCCGTGCTATATCTGTGGCAGGAATGTTCTTcgtcttcgcagcaatctcaACTGTCTCTGTTGCGTTTGTGTACTTCTGTGTGCCGGAAACTAAAGGGAAAACTCTGGAGCAGATTGAAATGATGTTTGAAGTTGGGAAAGAATCGAGAGGAGGTGAGGTAGAGCTTGAGGATACACAACACTTAATACAGGATGGGAAGAAGTCTGATTCTCTAGGCTGA